Below is a genomic region from Flavobacterium ginsengisoli.
TTAAAGAAGCAGAAACACTTTATCCTAACAAAGAGTTAAATGCTTTACAAACGGTCGGTTATAGAGAATTATTTAGTTATTTTGATGGAGAATTCACTCTGCCATTCGCAATTGAAGAAATAAAAAAGAACACCCGCAGATTTTCGAAAAGACAATTAACGTGGTTTAAACGAAATGAAAATACTAAATGGTTTGATTATTCGACCGATAGAAATGAGATTATTCATTACATCGAAGAAAATCTAAAATCATCAATCTAAAATCTAAAATTAGCAATGCCAATATCTCCAAATTTCACATCAGTTTTAAGTAAAGACTGGGAAATTAATTTTACACAATGTACGCCAAACGGCTACTTAAAATATACTGATTTATGCAATCTTTTACAGCTTACCGCCGCTGCTCATTCAGAAGTAGGCGGAATCAGTTTTACAGATATGCAGGAATTTGATCAGGCGTGGGTTTTGAGTCGCATGCGTGTAGAAATAACCGCTTTACCAAAATGGCAAGATATTGTCACTGTAAAAACTTGGATTAATAGCCTTGAAAATTCACGTTCTGTTCGTGCACTTGAGATGTATGTAAACGGAAAAAAAATTGTTGGAAGCGAAACCTATTGGGCTGTTTTCAACACCAAAGCACGTCGTCCAGAAGCTTTGGCTTTACCTTTTGAACATTTCGAACTTTACCCAGATAACAGAGCTACTGTTGAAGGATTTTCGCGAATCAACATTAATCCCGAAAAAGAATCGGTTTTCGAAAAAACAGTTTATTTATCTGATTTAGATATTGTAAATCATGCTAATAATGTAAAATATTTAGAATGGTGCCTAGATCATGTTGATGCCAAAAGAATTCTAAAACAAGAAGTTAAAAGCTTCGAAATGAATTTCCTAAAAGAACTTTCTTTAAACGATCAAGTTATTATTCATGAAAATGACAATGAAGATCATTCAGCAACAACATTCAGCATTACAAAAGGCGATAAAAATTGTTTTGCATTAGAATTACACTGGAAATAAAATTCTCTTCTATCTATTCCCACAATCTTGTCATTTCGACGAAGGAGAAATCTCCACGAGTAGCTCCGCATCGAGAATCCAATCTTTATGGAGTTACTTGCGAAGATTTCTCCTTCGTCGAAATGACAAACTTTGTGTATTTATCACTTGAAAACAAAAAACGATGCAAAATTGCATCGTTTTTTGTTTAAAATCATTTCGATTTCTTTTTAGATTTTTTCTTCTTTTCTTTAGGTTTCTTCTTTTCCAACAAATCAATTTTATCTTTAATTCGTTTTTCTACTTCACTAATTCCAGAATCATAATCGTGTTGAATAGAATATAATTTTGCCTGCTTAATTTCTTTTAAAGCATCTTTGAATTTATGCTTGCACTTCCAACAAAACAGCTTTCTTTACAAAAATCATCGCTTTATTTATTCCCTTAATTGTCA
It encodes:
- a CDS encoding acyl-[acyl-carrier-protein] thioesterase, with protein sequence MPISPNFTSVLSKDWEINFTQCTPNGYLKYTDLCNLLQLTAAAHSEVGGISFTDMQEFDQAWVLSRMRVEITALPKWQDIVTVKTWINSLENSRSVRALEMYVNGKKIVGSETYWAVFNTKARRPEALALPFEHFELYPDNRATVEGFSRININPEKESVFEKTVYLSDLDIVNHANNVKYLEWCLDHVDAKRILKQEVKSFEMNFLKELSLNDQVIIHENDNEDHSATTFSITKGDKNCFALELHWK